GGCGGATTCCGCGGCGATGCGGTAGTCGATGCCACACCGTTCGAGCGTGGCGAACGTGGGTTCGCGCAATGTGCACGGCTCGGAGAACATCACCACGGGCAACGGCTCATTAGCCTGCGCAGCGAAGCCGCGGCCCGAAACCCACTTCAGCGCAAGCGTTCCGGAGGCATGAGCGGGATCCAGTCCGGAGCCGTCGAGCATCACGGCCAGATCGACCAGACCGTGTTCGATGGCATCGGCGAGCATCACGTTCCGGTCGAGACGGAACCGCAACCGCCAGTCCGGCAACCGCTCGCCCAGTGCCGACGTGAGGGCGGGCAACATGACGTCGGCGCCGTGCTCGGTGGCGCCGATCAGCAGCACCTGTTCCTCGGCCGCACCGAGATCGGCCAACGCCGCGTCGTGCGCGGCAAGGATGCTGCGCGCGTGGCCGAGGGCGCGATGCCCCAGTTCGGTGAAGGCGACCCCGCGGCCGGATCGTTCGACGACGGGACCGCCGACGACGGCCTCGATCCGACGCACGTGCTGACTGACCGCGGACTGCGTCATGTGCAACACCGCCGCGGCGCGGTGAAACCCGCCACAGTCCGCCACAGCCACCAGGCTGCGCAGCGGAGCGATATCCAGCACCTGACCCATGCGGCCAAGGTACTCCGATCAGCACATACGATCAAAAACCACGGGATCCCGTCCATTTCACGAGTTATTCCGCCACAACGATTAGCATCTGCGATCGATCCCGATTGCCGATAATCGTTGGACCGGCGGTACGCCGCTCACCCACGATGGGGACCATGGCGACGACTGCACTGCGCACGCGAGGAGCAATTCAGCCGATGCCGATGCGCACGGCGACGACCGTGACGTTCTTCTACGCCCTGGGCTATCCGATCGGCAACCTCGCGGTACATGCGCTGTCTCCGATGGCGGTGCTGGCCTTCCGATTCGGGCTGGCCGGCCTGTTCCTCGGCACCTGGGCGGCGCTGGCCCGGGTCCGCTTTCCCACCGGCCGCAAGCTGCTCCACGTCGCCTTCGCGGGTCTGCTGATGCAGGCCGTGCAGTTCTGCGCGCTCTACATCGCGATTCAGCACGGCGCGCCGGCAGTGCTCTGCGCGGTGGTCATCGCGATGAACCCGGTCGCGACGGCATTGCTGGCCGCGGTGTTCCTGCGCGACCGCTTGACACCGCGCCGGGTGCTCGCCTTGGTGTTGGGCGTCGCCGCTGTCTTGGCGGCCTGCGCGACGCGACTGATGGCCTCGGGCGGGATCGACCCCGCGGTCGGATTGTTGTTGGTGGCATTGCTCGGCCTGGCCGCCGGCGGGGTCTATCAGCAGAGGTTCTGCTCCGATGTCGACTTCCGGGCTTCAACATCGGTGCAGAACGCCGTCGCGTTCATACCGGCCCTGGCGCTTGCGCTCACCACACCGGTCGAGGTGCATGACGTCACCAAGGCCGTGCTGGCGGTGGCAGGCGTGGTGCTGCTCAATGCCATGCTCGGGGTGTCGCTGTACGTGCGAGCCATCAATCTGCACGGCGCCTCGGCGGTCGCGATGCTGTTCTGCGTCATCCCCGCGGTCGCCGGGGTGTTGTCCTGGTTCATGCTCGGCGAGCGGGTGAACCTCGGAATCGCCGCGGGACTGGTCCTCGGAGCTGTCGCGTGCTGGCTGAACGCGTCAGGTGCACGCGGGCTAGGCGAGAAGCGTCAGGACGATCCAGCCGACGACGGCCGAGGGCAGCATCGCATCGATACGGTCCATGATCCCGCCGTGGCCGGGTAGCAGCGTCCCCATGTCCTTGATGCCGAGGTCACGCTTGATCTGCGATTCGACCAGGTCGCCGAGCACGCCGGTGACGACCAGCAACAGGCCCAGCGGCGCGCCCACCCATGCGGGCTTGTCCAGCAGGAACGCCACAGAGAGGACGGCCGCGGTGATGCCGAATACGAGCGAGCCGCCGAGGCCCTCCCAGGATTTCTTGGGGCTGATCGCCGGCGCCAGCAGGTGCTTGCCGAACAGGACGCCCGCGACATAGCCGCCGATGTCGGCGAAGACGACCGTCACGATGATGGTGAACACCCTGGCGCCGCCGTGGTCGGCGAAGATCAGGAGTGCGGTGAAGGCCGCGAAGAACGGCACCCACGTGGCGAGTAGGACCGTGACGGCGATATCGCGCAGATAGTTGACCGGTTGCCGGTCCAGACCTTGCCCGATCAGACGCCACACCATGCAGACGACGATCGTCCCGCCGTAGGCGCCCACCAGGCCGAGCGCGCCGTACGGCCAGGTCAGCCAGATCATCGCCTGGCCGCCGAGGAGTAGCGGGATGGCGGGCAACGCGTAACCGTGCTCGCGCAGCCGCCGGACCACCTCATGGGTGGCGATGGCGATGGCCACCGCGAGCAACGGCAGCCACCAAATCGGCGCGAACAGGAGTGTCCCGATCGCCATGGCGCCGAGGACGACGCCGACGGCGATGGCGGCCGGCAGGTCACGGCCGGCCCGGGACTGTTTTTTCTGCGGTTCTCCGACCGGTGTGTCTGTCACGAAAGGTACTTGCTGATCGGCCATCAGACCTCCAGCAGTTCGCCTTCCTTGTGTTTGACCAGGTCGTCGATCTGGCTGGTGTAGGTGTGGGTGGACTTGTCGAGGTCCTTCTCGGCCCGTCCGACCTCGTCCTCGCCGGCTTCGCCGTCTTTCTTGATCCGGCTCAGCTCTTCCATCGCCTTACGGCGGATGTTGCGCACCGACACCTTTGCGTCCTCGCCCTTGGACTTGGCCTGCTTGACCAGGTCGCGCCGGCGCTCCTCGGTGAGCTGCGGAATCGAGATCCGAATGATGCTGCCGTCGTTGGTCGGGTTGACCCCGAGGTCGGAGTTGCGGATCGCGTCCTCGATCGGCTTGAGCTGCGCGGCCTCGTAGGGCTTGATGACGACCATGCGCGCCTCGGGGACATTGATGCTCGCCATCTGCGTGATCGGCGTCATCGCCCCGTAGTAGTCGATGTTGATGCGGGAGAACATGCCCGGATTGGCCCGGCCGGTCCGAATGGTGGCCAGGTCGTCCCGCGCCACACTCACGGCCTTTTCCATCTTCTCTTCAGCGTCGAAGAGAGTTTCGTCGATCACGTCGGCTTCTCCCGTTTAGGTGGTGACCAGTGTTCCGATCTTCTCACCCGCCACCGCGCGGGCGATATTGCCTTCGGTAAGCAGGTTGAACACCAGCATCGGCATCCGGTTGTCCATGCACAAACTGAAGGCGGTGGCATCGGCGACCCGCAGGCCGCGATCGATGACCTCGCGATGGCTGACCTCGGTGAGCAGCTCGGCGTTCGGATCCTCGCGCGGGTCGGCGGTGTAGACGCCGTCGACGGCCTTGGCCATCAGTACCACGTCGGCCCCGATCTCCAGGGCGCGCTGCGCGGCGGTGGTGTCGGTGGAGAAGTACGGCAGGCCCATGCCGGCACCGAAGATGACGACGCGACCCTTTTCGAGGTGCCGCACGGCCCGCAGCGGGATGTACGGCTCGGCGACCTGGCCCATGGTGATGGCGGTCTGCACGCGGGTGTCGATGCCCTCTTTCTGCAGGAAGTCCTGCAGCGCAAGGCTGTTCATCACGGTTCCGAGCATGCCCATGTAGTCGCTGCGCGTGCGCTCCATGCCGCGCTGCTGCAGTTGGGCGCCACGGAAGAAGTTGCCGCCGCCGATCACGACCGCGACCTGGACGCCGCTACGTACCACCGCGGCGATCTGGCGGGCCACCTGATGAACGACATCGGGGTCGAGGCCGACCTCGCCACCGCCGAACATCTCTCCGCCAAGCTTCAGCAGAACCCTCGTGTAGAAGGGACGGATGGGTGCTGCGCCCTCGCCGGTGATATTCGGATCCGCCATGGGTCTCCTCGGCACTCCTCGCATGTAGAGAGCCACCCCGGGTTACCCCTGGACGGCCTCTCTATCCTGCCTTATGGCGGGCAGCACACCTAGTGGGGGGAGCCGTTGCGGACCGAGTGTCGCCGGCGGGCGCAGTTCGGCTACCGGCTACCCCAGGTGCGCCTGAAGGAGCCAGGCGGCGATCGATTTGCGGTCGTTGCCCTCGTCGCGAATGTCCGCTCCGGCGAAATCCGCGAAGTTGGCGAATTGCGCTGGCACATGGGCGTGGATTCGCGCCGGCCGCACATCGTCGATCACCCAGTACTTGCCGACGACCTCGCGCAATTCGTCCTCGCTGACCGGATTCGCGGGCCCGGTGTCACCCATCGTTCCCTTGTCGAACACCAGCACGAAGTACGAGGCACCGGGCGCGGCGGCGCGCACGATCGACTGCTGGTACCCATCCCGCAGTTCGACGGGCATCGAGTGGAACAGAGTCGAGTCGATGATCGTCCCGAAGCGGCCGTCGTAACCGGTGAACGCGCTGATGTCGGCGACCTCGAAGGTGGCGTTGGTCAGCCCACGCTTGGCGGCCTCGGCCCGGGCCAGGTCGATGGCGGTGGCCGACTGGTCCAGCCCGACGGTGGTGAATCCCCGTGCCGCCAGGTCCAGCGCGGTGGCCGCCTCCCCACAGCCGGCGTCGAGCACGTCGCCATGGACTTTGCCTTCGGCGATCAGCGCCGCGATCTCGGGCTGCGGTTCGCCGATACTCCACGGCGGGCGCACTCCGGCGAATTCGGGAGCCTCACCGCGGTAGGCCGATTCGAACATTGCGTCAGACATTTCGCTTGGTGTGGTCATACGTCCGGTATATCAACCTGGTTGATATGTGTCAATATGCTTGATATGAACTCCGATATGGGGGGCATCCTGGAAGAGCAGCCTCTCGGTTACCTGATGTATCGCGTGGTCGCGGTGTTGCAGCCCAAGGTCACCGCGCAGCTGCAACCACTCGGGCTCACGCTGCCGGAGTTCGTCTGCCTGCGAGTGCTGTCCATGGCCCCCGGTCAGTCCAACGCCGAGCTCGCCCGGCACACCAACGTCTCACCGCAGGCGATGAACAACGTGCTGCGCGGACTGCAGGACCGGGGCGCGGTGCGCAGGCCTGCCACCGTCAATTCCGGACGGGCGCTGCCGGCCGAGCTCACCGCCGAGGGAGCCGGATTGCTCAAGCGCGCCGAAGCCGCCGTGCTCGCCGCCGAAGACGAGGTACTCGACCGGCTCGACACCGAGCAGCGACGCGAACTCAAGCGACTCCTGGCCCACGCGGTGATCTGAGCGGCGCGCTCCCCTGCCGCTCATGCCGCGCCGTGCGGCCGCACAGTCGGTAAGTTCCAGACGGATGAAGATCGTTCTGGCCCCGGACTCGTTCAAAGAGTCGATGACAGCGTCGCAAGCGGTGGCGGCGATGCGCGAGGGTGTCCGGTCGGTACTGCCCGACGCCGAGTGCATCGGGGTGCCGATGGCCGACGGTGGTGAGGGGACGGTGGACGCCGTCGTCGACGCACTCGGCGGCGAGCGCATCACGGTCGAGGTCAGCGATCCACTCGGGCGGCCCGCTCACGCCACGTACGGCTATGTCGCCGCGCGCCGGCTGGCCGTGATCGAGATGGCCAGCGCCTCCGGACTGGAACTGGTTGCCAAGCCTGACCGGGATGTCCTGCGTGCCAGCACATTCGGGGTCGGACAACTCATCATTTCGGCACTGGATCACGGCGCGACCGAGCTGCTGATCGGGATCGGCGGATCGGCGACGAACGACGGCGGAACCGGCATGCTCACCGCCCTGGGCGCCTCCTTCACCGACACCGCGGGTGACGTACTGCCACCCGGCGGTGCGGCATTGGCCGGGCTCCGGCACATCGACGTCTCGGGTATGGATACCCGACTGGCTGACACCCACATCCGGATCGCGTCCGACGTCACGGCGCCGCTGCTCGGAACAGGTGGTGCCAGTGCGGTTTTCGGCCCGCAGAAGGGTGCAGACCCCAAGGATGTGGAGGTGCTCGAAGCCGCGCTGACGCGACTGGTGGCGGTGACCGACACCGCACTCGGGCACGCCCGGCCCGACCGCCCGGGGGCCGGCGCCGCCGGCGGGCTCGGCTTCGGCCTGATGGAATTCCTTGCCGCCGAATGCGTCCCCGGCGTCGACCTGATCGCCCAGACGGTGGGACTGCGACGATCACTGAGCGGAGCGGACTGGGTGTTCACCGGAGAAGGCAGCGTCGATGCCCAGACCATGCTGGGCAAGACGCCGTTCGGGGTCGCCCAGCTGGCCGTGGGCAGCGGTGCACGGGTGGTGATCTTCGCCGGCCGCGTGGCAGCCGATGCCGACGTCCTGCTGGCCAACGGTGTGGAGAAGCTGGTGGCCATCACCGAGCCGGGCACCCCGCTGGACCAGGCCCTGCGTGACGGCCCCGCCGCATTGACCCGCGCGGCCGCCGCGGTGTGCCGGGCCCCTGTAGCGGAAGCTACAGGATTGCCGCCGCGATGATCAGGCCGAAGGCCACATACGAAGCCGTCACGACCAGGACCTGCGGGGTGAATTTTTCGGAGGCGAGAACGCCGCCGATGTCGATACCCTTGATCGCACCGACCAACCGGACCGAGAAGGCCTGGGCCGCAATACCCAACAGGCCGAACACCAGCGTGGTGATCAGGCCCTGGATCAGGTCACCTGACGAGCTGTAGATGGCCATGACGACGATGAAGGCCATCGACACCACACCGGAGGCCGCCACTGCAGCGGCGTTGGGGCGCCCGGCCTGCACCAGGGTCCGCAACGGACCGGGCGTGGTCCAGTCGATGACGTAGAAACCCAGGACCATCAGCGCCACGCCGACGATCGAGTACAGCACGATCGCCGACACCCCGTGGCCGAGGAGTGACCAGTAATCGGAGCCGAGCGCAACCATGGTGGTAGTCATAGAGAGGTTGTTCCTTCCGGGTCACTGCGGGATGCGGTGTGGCACAAAGGCGGCGCCGTTGTCGGTGACGAGACCCGAGGTCTCGCGGATCCCGAGTCCGGCGGATTCGTCACCGACGATCCACGCTCCAAGTGCGGGGCGCATATCGTCGAATTGCGGTAGCGGGTCGAGCAATTGGTAAACGTAGCCCTCTTCGCCGTACACGCCGCCTGTCTCGGTCTCGTACCCGGCGCCCACGATGGTGATGTTGGCGCCCTCTCGCCCGAGTTTGGGTTTGCGCACGTAGTCGGTCAGCTCGTGTGGGTCATCGACATAGGCGGGCAACAGATTCGGATGCCCGGGGTACATCTCCCACAGCACCGCCAGGATGGCCTTGTTGCTCAGCAACGTCTTCCACAGCGGTTCCACCCACATGGTGGCCGGCAACTGTTCGACGGCCCGGCGGCCGAAATCGTCGTCGAGCATCCACTCCCACGGGTAGAGCTTGAAGATCGACGACATCGGAGCTTCCTCCAAGTCGACGAACCGGTCGAGGTCGCGGTCGAACCCGATGTCCTCGATGGCCAGGCCCACCGTGTGCAGGCCGGCCTCGGCCGCACACTCCTGCAGGTAGGCCACGGTGACGTGATCCTCACCGGTGTGCTCGGCCCCCGACCAGGTGAAGTAGGTCTCGGCTCCCGGCAGGCGGTCGCGGATCTCCGTCCAGCGGGCAACCAGCTTCTCGTGCAACGAGTTCCACTGATCGTCGGCCGGGTAGACATCGGTCTTCCAGTGCCACTGCAGGATCGCCGCTTCCAGCAGGGTGGTCGGTGTATCGGCGTTGTATTCCAGCAGGACCGGCGGCCTGCGACCGTCGTAGCGCAGGTCGAATCTGCCGTAGAGGTGTGGATCGCTGCGCCGCCAGGACTTCTCGATGTGTTCCCAGCTCCACTCGGGAAGCCCGAAATCGCGGTACCGGCCCGTCAGCACCACGTGCTCTACGGCCTCCAGGCACATCGAGTGCAACACCTCGACAGAGGCCTCGATCGACAGCACCTCGTCCATGTCGAACACGTAGTGCACCGATTCGTCCCAGTACGGGCGGTCGGCCCCGGTCGCGTCCCGCGCCGGAGTCCCGTAACACATCCCCTGGTCGGCGACGATCTGTTCCCAGCCTGGTCGCGGGGAACTGCGTTGGCGGCGCATTCAGCTCCCCGAGCTCTTGCCGTAGCTCGACGACGAGCCGAAACCGCCGCGCGAGATCGACGTCCCCGACTTGGTCTTGGCGGTGGTGCCCTTGGGCTGTTCGATGGTCCCACCCCGGGCGATGGTGCCCACCCCGCCGTTGTTGCCGCCGTAGTAGTACCGGTACGGCGAGCCCAGGTAGATGAAGGTGCCCCCGGAACTGCTGTGGCCGCTGGAACAATACGAATCGGGCACCACTTCGTTGGTGCCCTCCTTCACGCACGACGCCGCGATTTCCTCCTTGTGCAGGAGGTGGTAGCCCAGCGCGACGACTCCGACCACACCGACCACGGCCACCGAGCCCATCAAGATCTTCTTGTTGGTGGCGGCCCGCCGTTCGCGCGTCTCCTCCTGCTGCCTGGCCCACTCCTCGGCGGCCTCGCGCTCCTTCTGCATCTTGTCCCGCTGGCGCGCCTCGGCCACGGTCGGCGGCCGCGGTGTGGCGGTAGCCGGATCCTGCCAACGAATCGATCCACGATCGTCCTGGCTCCACTGCTCGTCTGGCCCAGACGTCATTCACACCCCCGCAAACTCTGACACCTGACGGTCATCATAAGAGCAAGCCGACGCTCGCCGCCCCGGCAGTTGACGAAACGTCCGCACGAAGCAGGCCCGGGCACCCGCGATTCGGGGGCGCCCGGGCCAGTCAGGGGGCGTGACTCAGTGGTGGTGGCACGCCGCCGGCGGTGAGGGCGGAACATCCAGAGCCGGATTGCCGTCGAAGAATCCCACCGGTTTGAGCTTGAAGCCGGTGTAGTGGCACGGCATCACCGGCCAGTCCTCCGGGCAGACCACATGGTGGGCACCCACGGTGTACCAGAGCACGATGTCGGTGTTCTCCAGCGACGCGTCGTCAGCCACGTACTGCGGCAGCCCCTGCGCCTCGGCGCACTGATACATGTAGTCACCCGCGGCGTAGAGCTCCTTGGGGTCGTAGCGGGTGACCCACAGGTTGTGCTGGACGAACCGGGCCCGGTCGTAGATCACCGACCCTTCCTGCACCATCACCGGGACGATGTCCTTGGGCATCAGCTTGTAGCCCACCGGTGCGCCGAACTCGTTGAGCTTGGCGGGGTTGACCACCTTCCAGTACCGGCCCGTCGAATGCTCCCAGTCCCGGGCGCCGCCGGCCTCCGACGCGACCAGGGTGTCCCGGGTGATCCAGGCGTTGTGGTGCGGGTTGAGCTCCGGATCCGGCTCGGGCACCGAATCCACCTCGTACACACTGTTTGCCGGGCCGTCGACGCTCATGTCCATGCGAAAGTTGAAGAAGTGCTGGTGGTTGGGTCCGTACATCCCGGGCGCCACCATCTTGCCCCAGCGCGGCGTCTCGCCGTCGGGAATCGCACCGGTGGTCAGCACGCCGGTGAGTTTGACCTCCATCTCGATGGACGCATCGTTGTAGAAGTACCAGAAGAAGCCGTACTCGTAGTTGCCGACCGTGCAGATCATCGAGATCACCAGCCGCCGGGACCGGCGGACCTCGACCTCGCCGGTGCGGAAATCGGTGTGCTTCCAGGAGATCCCGTAGTCCTCCTCATGCATACAGATGGCGTTGGGGATGGTGACGGCGTTGCCGCTGGAATCGTTGACCGTGCCGTCGAAGTAGAAGATCTCGCCGAGACAGTCACAGCCAAGGGTCAACGGGTTGGCCGAGAAGCCCATCCCCACCTCGCCCATGTCGAAGACGTTCTTGTTCCAGTGCGTCGGCGACGAATCACCGTAGGGCACGACCATTTCCGACAGTGCGGCGCGATACATGATGGGCCGGACCTCGCCACGGTCGGCGTAGGTCACCTCGTGCAGCACCAGGCCCTCGCGGGGGTTGAACCCGACCCGCAGCGACCATTTCTGCCAGGTGACGTTCCATCCGTCGACTTTGAAGCTGGGCCCGTGCGGCTGGGTGATGTCGATCGCCTTGACGTCGTCGCGAAACTGCGTGAACGCGGGTCGGTTGTCGGGCGTGAACATGAATTGCCCGGAGTAGTTGCCGGCCTTGGACGGCAAGGGGACCGCGCCGTGGTCCTCGATGTCGATGATCTCCATGCTGTCCAGGTCGAACGTCACGATGAGACCTTCGACGGGCCGCGCGTAGCCGTTCTCCGACGGTGCCGCGCGCATGAAGGTCAGCGGTCGGCAGATCAGCGGCGAGTTCTCGTAATGGTCCTGCGCGCCGTAGTAGCCGGCCGGCCACGGGTCGATCATCGCCAGGCTGAAGTCGGTGACCCCCCGCTTGCGCATGGCCTCCTGCCATCGCGGGTCGTCGCGCACCTTCTCCTCCACCCCCGTCATGTGTTCGACGAGATAGGACGGGAACCGGCCGGGAATCGGGGTCCACGAGTCGATCACCCTCGCGTCGAGGTCGACGACAGCCTCGTAGATCAGCTTGGCGGCACCGTCGTACATCGTCACGAACGCCTGACGCGGCACCTCGGCCTCCCCCGCGAACGACAACGCGGCAGTCTTGGCCGGCTCGGCCAGCTGAATCATCACGAACTTCAACGTCGGTGTGGCGTAGGCCGATTCGCTGATCACGGCAGCGGCCGCCTCGATCTCGGCCCCGGTCAGTGGGTCGAGCGGATAGCGGCCGGCGACATCGGTGGACTCGGTCGGCACCAGGGTGCTGTCCATGGTCATCGGGGAAG
Above is a window of Mycolicibacterium boenickei DNA encoding:
- a CDS encoding glycerate kinase → MKIVLAPDSFKESMTASQAVAAMREGVRSVLPDAECIGVPMADGGEGTVDAVVDALGGERITVEVSDPLGRPAHATYGYVAARRLAVIEMASASGLELVAKPDRDVLRASTFGVGQLIISALDHGATELLIGIGGSATNDGGTGMLTALGASFTDTAGDVLPPGGAALAGLRHIDVSGMDTRLADTHIRIASDVTAPLLGTGGASAVFGPQKGADPKDVEVLEAALTRLVAVTDTALGHARPDRPGAGAAGGLGFGLMEFLAAECVPGVDLIAQTVGLRRSLSGADWVFTGEGSVDAQTMLGKTPFGVAQLAVGSGARVVIFAGRVAADADVLLANGVEKLVAITEPGTPLDQALRDGPAALTRAAAAVCRAPVAEATGLPPR
- a CDS encoding class I SAM-dependent methyltransferase, producing MTTPSEMSDAMFESAYRGEAPEFAGVRPPWSIGEPQPEIAALIAEGKVHGDVLDAGCGEAATALDLAARGFTTVGLDQSATAIDLARAEAAKRGLTNATFEVADISAFTGYDGRFGTIIDSTLFHSMPVELRDGYQQSIVRAAAPGASYFVLVFDKGTMGDTGPANPVSEDELREVVGKYWVIDDVRPARIHAHVPAQFANFADFAGADIRDEGNDRKSIAAWLLQAHLG
- a CDS encoding primary-amine oxidase; protein product: MTMDSTLVPTESTDVAGRYPLDPLTGAEIEAAAAVISESAYATPTLKFVMIQLAEPAKTAALSFAGEAEVPRQAFVTMYDGAAKLIYEAVVDLDARVIDSWTPIPGRFPSYLVEHMTGVEEKVRDDPRWQEAMRKRGVTDFSLAMIDPWPAGYYGAQDHYENSPLICRPLTFMRAAPSENGYARPVEGLIVTFDLDSMEIIDIEDHGAVPLPSKAGNYSGQFMFTPDNRPAFTQFRDDVKAIDITQPHGPSFKVDGWNVTWQKWSLRVGFNPREGLVLHEVTYADRGEVRPIMYRAALSEMVVPYGDSSPTHWNKNVFDMGEVGMGFSANPLTLGCDCLGEIFYFDGTVNDSSGNAVTIPNAICMHEEDYGISWKHTDFRTGEVEVRRSRRLVISMICTVGNYEYGFFWYFYNDASIEMEVKLTGVLTTGAIPDGETPRWGKMVAPGMYGPNHQHFFNFRMDMSVDGPANSVYEVDSVPEPDPELNPHHNAWITRDTLVASEAGGARDWEHSTGRYWKVVNPAKLNEFGAPVGYKLMPKDIVPVMVQEGSVIYDRARFVQHNLWVTRYDPKELYAAGDYMYQCAEAQGLPQYVADDASLENTDIVLWYTVGAHHVVCPEDWPVMPCHYTGFKLKPVGFFDGNPALDVPPSPPAACHHH
- a CDS encoding phosphatidate cytidylyltransferase; translation: MADQQVPFVTDTPVGEPQKKQSRAGRDLPAAIAVGVVLGAMAIGTLLFAPIWWLPLLAVAIAIATHEVVRRLREHGYALPAIPLLLGGQAMIWLTWPYGALGLVGAYGGTIVVCMVWRLIGQGLDRQPVNYLRDIAVTVLLATWVPFFAAFTALLIFADHGGARVFTIIVTVVFADIGGYVAGVLFGKHLLAPAISPKKSWEGLGGSLVFGITAAVLSVAFLLDKPAWVGAPLGLLLVVTGVLGDLVESQIKRDLGIKDMGTLLPGHGGIMDRIDAMLPSAVVGWIVLTLLA
- a CDS encoding MarR family winged helix-turn-helix transcriptional regulator; this encodes MNSDMGGILEEQPLGYLMYRVVAVLQPKVTAQLQPLGLTLPEFVCLRVLSMAPGQSNAELARHTNVSPQAMNNVLRGLQDRGAVRRPATVNSGRALPAELTAEGAGLLKRAEAAVLAAEDEVLDRLDTEQRRELKRLLAHAVI
- a CDS encoding LysR family transcriptional regulator — encoded protein: MGQVLDIAPLRSLVAVADCGGFHRAAAVLHMTQSAVSQHVRRIEAVVGGPVVERSGRGVAFTELGHRALGHARSILAAHDAALADLGAAEEQVLLIGATEHGADVMLPALTSALGERLPDWRLRFRLDRNVMLADAIEHGLVDLAVMLDGSGLDPAHASGTLALKWVSGRGFAAQANEPLPVVMFSEPCTLREPTFATLERCGIDYRIAAESADLSGLFAAVRSGLGVALLPMIGRLPDGLCLAEGLPPASRASVFVRGRAGVDADVLDTVERTVHDVLAEQA
- a CDS encoding glutathionylspermidine synthase family protein gives rise to the protein MRRQRSSPRPGWEQIVADQGMCYGTPARDATGADRPYWDESVHYVFDMDEVLSIEASVEVLHSMCLEAVEHVVLTGRYRDFGLPEWSWEHIEKSWRRSDPHLYGRFDLRYDGRRPPVLLEYNADTPTTLLEAAILQWHWKTDVYPADDQWNSLHEKLVARWTEIRDRLPGAETYFTWSGAEHTGEDHVTVAYLQECAAEAGLHTVGLAIEDIGFDRDLDRFVDLEEAPMSSIFKLYPWEWMLDDDFGRRAVEQLPATMWVEPLWKTLLSNKAILAVLWEMYPGHPNLLPAYVDDPHELTDYVRKPKLGREGANITIVGAGYETETGGVYGEEGYVYQLLDPLPQFDDMRPALGAWIVGDESAGLGIRETSGLVTDNGAAFVPHRIPQ
- the pyrH gene encoding UMP kinase, which codes for MADPNITGEGAAPIRPFYTRVLLKLGGEMFGGGEVGLDPDVVHQVARQIAAVVRSGVQVAVVIGGGNFFRGAQLQQRGMERTRSDYMGMLGTVMNSLALQDFLQKEGIDTRVQTAITMGQVAEPYIPLRAVRHLEKGRVVIFGAGMGLPYFSTDTTAAQRALEIGADVVLMAKAVDGVYTADPREDPNAELLTEVSHREVIDRGLRVADATAFSLCMDNRMPMLVFNLLTEGNIARAVAGEKIGTLVTT
- the frr gene encoding ribosome recycling factor, which encodes MIDETLFDAEEKMEKAVSVARDDLATIRTGRANPGMFSRINIDYYGAMTPITQMASINVPEARMVVIKPYEAAQLKPIEDAIRNSDLGVNPTNDGSIIRISIPQLTEERRRDLVKQAKSKGEDAKVSVRNIRRKAMEELSRIKKDGEAGEDEVGRAEKDLDKSTHTYTSQIDDLVKHKEGELLEV
- a CDS encoding DMT family transporter; this translates as MPMRTATTVTFFYALGYPIGNLAVHALSPMAVLAFRFGLAGLFLGTWAALARVRFPTGRKLLHVAFAGLLMQAVQFCALYIAIQHGAPAVLCAVVIAMNPVATALLAAVFLRDRLTPRRVLALVLGVAAVLAACATRLMASGGIDPAVGLLLVALLGLAAGGVYQQRFCSDVDFRASTSVQNAVAFIPALALALTTPVEVHDVTKAVLAVAGVVLLNAMLGVSLYVRAINLHGASAVAMLFCVIPAVAGVLSWFMLGERVNLGIAAGLVLGAVACWLNASGARGLGEKRQDDPADDGRGQHRIDTVHDPAVAG
- a CDS encoding DUF350 domain-containing protein gives rise to the protein MTTTMVALGSDYWSLLGHGVSAIVLYSIVGVALMVLGFYVIDWTTPGPLRTLVQAGRPNAAAVAASGVVSMAFIVVMAIYSSSGDLIQGLITTLVFGLLGIAAQAFSVRLVGAIKGIDIGGVLASEKFTPQVLVVTASYVAFGLIIAAAIL